A genomic segment from bacterium BMS3Abin02 encodes:
- the kdpD gene encoding sensor protein KdpD → MQSFLNVWKRHPVWFRWSAAVVFALLSVLAVISATVPSAADTAGPIGLFLGGISAGVTFLVGARHLEGRERVSWTLVGIGLLLIATGVFSVALISSLTEMAAFGPPDILFLGGYAFGIVGFALLPQVASDWSVRLRVILDGLIGAISLGVIAWLLVLGDLLGRLQSFTAWERWAGSAYPVLDAVAMIVIILVFVRRSAYRFDIRLLLVGAAFIAQVVADLAYLESGVGRTFAEARPIYALNIAVLILFFAAALMVRSRPQRREYADRRASLLVLVAPYSLAAAMTTLLIVRIVQARLDTGFWALLWGTIAVGMLVFIRQGVAIRENRKLVERQRAALVSSISHELRTPLTAVVGFLDLVIDKENPLSAGERDELLQVVHQQARYMARIVSDLILLARGSLDSIDITPAKVPLEDLLSSAFATVDSGRASVKVESDADLEVFVDSERLQQLIVNLVSNAIRYGRGRVDVVAKRVGSALVMEVHDDGLGVPKRHELTIWERFERGAHRLDGRRPGSGIGLAIVRVVAEAHGGRADYRRSERLGGSCFSVTLPQSIVETHREKLDRPVQVAG, encoded by the coding sequence GTGCAATCGTTCCTGAACGTCTGGAAGCGACACCCGGTGTGGTTCCGATGGTCGGCAGCGGTCGTGTTCGCGCTGCTGTCGGTTTTGGCCGTCATCTCGGCCACGGTCCCCTCTGCGGCGGACACCGCAGGACCCATCGGTCTTTTCCTCGGCGGAATCTCCGCAGGGGTCACTTTTCTCGTCGGGGCCCGGCATCTCGAGGGGAGAGAGCGCGTCTCGTGGACGCTCGTCGGTATCGGCCTGCTTCTGATCGCGACCGGCGTGTTCTCGGTGGCGCTCATCTCGTCACTCACCGAGATGGCAGCCTTCGGGCCGCCGGATATCCTCTTTCTCGGTGGGTACGCGTTCGGCATCGTCGGATTCGCCCTGCTCCCGCAGGTCGCCTCCGACTGGTCGGTGCGGCTGCGAGTCATCCTCGACGGCCTCATCGGTGCGATCTCGCTGGGTGTCATCGCCTGGCTTCTGGTGCTCGGCGACCTGCTCGGGCGGTTGCAGTCGTTCACTGCATGGGAACGATGGGCAGGTTCGGCGTATCCGGTGCTCGACGCGGTGGCGATGATCGTGATCATCCTGGTGTTCGTGCGCCGCAGCGCCTACCGCTTCGACATCCGGTTGCTGCTCGTCGGCGCAGCGTTCATTGCCCAGGTGGTGGCGGATCTGGCGTATCTGGAGTCGGGTGTCGGGCGCACGTTCGCGGAGGCGAGGCCGATCTACGCACTCAATATCGCAGTGCTCATCCTTTTCTTTGCTGCTGCGCTGATGGTTCGGTCTCGTCCCCAACGTCGCGAGTACGCGGATCGTAGGGCGTCGCTGCTCGTGCTGGTCGCTCCGTACTCGCTCGCCGCGGCGATGACGACCCTGCTCATCGTGCGTATCGTTCAGGCGCGACTCGACACAGGCTTTTGGGCACTCCTGTGGGGAACGATCGCAGTCGGCATGCTCGTCTTCATCAGGCAAGGTGTCGCCATTCGCGAGAACAGAAAGCTCGTCGAGCGCCAGCGTGCAGCGCTCGTCTCGTCGATCTCCCATGAGCTGCGCACTCCGTTGACCGCCGTCGTCGGGTTCCTGGATCTCGTGATCGACAAGGAGAACCCGCTCAGTGCAGGAGAACGGGATGAGCTCCTGCAGGTCGTCCACCAGCAGGCGCGCTACATGGCCCGGATCGTGTCCGACCTCATCTTGCTGGCCAGAGGCAGTCTCGACAGTATCGACATCACTCCTGCGAAGGTGCCACTCGAAGACCTCCTGAGCTCCGCGTTTGCGACCGTCGACTCCGGCAGGGCCTCCGTAAAAGTCGAATCGGACGCGGACCTCGAAGTCTTCGTAGACTCCGAGCGGCTGCAGCAACTCATCGTCAATCTCGTGTCGAATGCAATCCGCTATGGAAGAGGTCGCGTCGACGTCGTGGCAAAGAGGGTGGGCTCGGCGCTCGTGATGGAGGTTCACGACGATGGGCTGGGTGTCCCGAAGAGGCATGAGTTGACCATCTGGGAACGCTTCGAGAGAGGCGCCCATCGTCTCGACGGAAGGCGACCTGGATCGGGAATCGGGCTGGCGATCGTGCGCGTCGTCGCCGAGGCGCACGGGGGAAGGGCCGACTATCGACGCTCGGAACGTCTCGGGGGCTCGTGTTTCTCCGTGACCTTGCCACAGAGCATCGTCGAAACCCACCGGGAGAAACTCGACCGTCCGGTTCAGGTCGCCGGCTGA
- a CDS encoding helix-turn-helix domain protein, translating to MLTSKELQELLQVDRSTIYRMAEAGSLPAVKVGRQWRFPEAAIERWLISGHQGTGRPRAVEPDDGAALAPSSCIQPIIDLLADILGVMLVVTDMHGVPITDVSNPCGLFDAVAQIPGGTAECIAGWQDLAGSADLEPRFTGSHLGLMCARSFIRVGAELKAMVIAGGIAPGVWPPSDAELDSMAQGFGADSADLAAHVGEVYDLDANARQRVLEALPRVAAMISEISAEFRSLRGKLEAIAVLTERSTRS from the coding sequence ATGCTGACGTCCAAGGAGCTACAGGAGTTGCTCCAGGTGGATCGGTCGACGATCTACCGCATGGCCGAAGCCGGGTCGCTCCCTGCGGTCAAGGTGGGACGTCAGTGGCGGTTTCCCGAGGCGGCCATCGAACGCTGGCTCATATCTGGACACCAAGGTACGGGCAGACCGCGTGCCGTCGAGCCGGATGACGGAGCCGCCTTGGCACCGAGCTCGTGTATCCAGCCGATCATCGACCTGCTTGCCGACATTCTGGGCGTCATGCTCGTTGTCACCGACATGCACGGCGTCCCCATCACCGACGTGTCCAATCCCTGCGGGTTGTTCGACGCTGTCGCGCAGATTCCCGGCGGAACCGCCGAATGCATCGCGGGATGGCAGGATCTCGCCGGATCCGCCGACCTCGAACCTCGCTTCACCGGAAGTCATCTCGGCCTCATGTGCGCACGCTCGTTCATTCGGGTGGGCGCCGAGTTGAAGGCGATGGTGATCGCCGGAGGCATTGCTCCAGGCGTATGGCCGCCAAGTGATGCAGAGCTGGACTCGATGGCGCAGGGTTTTGGCGCCGATTCGGCGGATCTCGCCGCTCACGTCGGCGAGGTGTACGACCTCGACGCGAATGCCCGGCAGAGAGTGCTGGAGGCACTGCCGCGTGTCGCAGCAATGATTTCCGAGATCTCGGCGGAGTTCCGGTCGTTGCGAGGCAAGCTCGAAGCGATCGCAGTCCTCACCGAGCGATCAACAAGGAGTTGA
- the fccB gene encoding sulfide dehydrogenase [flavocytochrome c] flavoprotein chain precursor yields the protein MRKLLVLGAGTAGTMVVNKMSHHLDPDEWQITIVDQEETHYYQPGFLFIPFGMYGRNDVIKAKRDYIPIGIEMIVSEIDLIEADKNRVKLVKGDRRLDYDYLVIATGTHPRLDQTPGLLDEEKLPENVHTFYTLEGAVNLAKYLRSWEGGRLVLNIMEYPFKCPVAPLEFIFLADWWFTEQGLRDKVDLTFVTPLPGAFTKPIASRALGGMLEEKKITLVPDFMPERVDPDRNTLVAFDEEEVEYDLLVTVPVSMGADVIGRSGLGDELNHVPVDKETFVSKKHDNIFALGDAAALPTSKAGSVAHFAVDVWTENFLRYIDGLPMLEKFDGHANCFIESGFGKGLLIDFNYDTEPLPGKYPLPGVGPFSLLQESEMNHWGKMMFRWMYWNVLLKGKEMPVTSYMTMAGKWS from the coding sequence ATGAGGAAGCTACTGGTCTTGGGCGCCGGCACTGCCGGCACCATGGTGGTGAACAAGATGAGCCACCATCTCGATCCCGACGAATGGCAGATCACGATCGTGGATCAAGAGGAGACGCACTACTACCAGCCGGGGTTCCTGTTCATTCCGTTCGGGATGTACGGGCGTAATGACGTCATCAAGGCCAAGCGGGACTACATCCCGATTGGTATCGAGATGATCGTCTCCGAGATCGATCTGATCGAAGCGGACAAGAACCGGGTGAAGCTCGTCAAGGGAGACCGCCGGCTGGACTACGACTATCTGGTCATCGCCACCGGCACGCATCCGAGGCTGGACCAGACGCCGGGGCTCCTCGACGAAGAGAAACTTCCGGAGAACGTGCACACGTTCTACACACTCGAAGGAGCCGTGAACCTCGCCAAGTACCTACGATCCTGGGAAGGCGGGCGGTTGGTGCTCAACATCATGGAATACCCGTTCAAGTGCCCGGTTGCCCCGCTGGAGTTCATCTTTCTCGCCGACTGGTGGTTCACCGAGCAGGGCCTTCGCGACAAGGTGGACTTGACGTTCGTAACCCCGCTCCCGGGGGCGTTCACGAAGCCGATCGCCTCTCGGGCGCTCGGTGGGATGCTGGAGGAGAAGAAGATCACGCTGGTCCCAGACTTCATGCCCGAGCGGGTCGATCCGGACCGCAACACCCTCGTCGCCTTCGACGAGGAGGAAGTCGAGTATGACCTGCTCGTCACCGTGCCGGTCAGCATGGGTGCGGATGTGATCGGGCGGTCGGGACTGGGAGACGAACTGAACCACGTTCCGGTGGACAAGGAAACGTTCGTTTCCAAGAAGCACGACAACATTTTCGCTCTGGGCGACGCCGCGGCGCTGCCGACGTCCAAGGCGGGATCGGTTGCGCATTTCGCCGTCGATGTCTGGACCGAGAACTTCCTTCGGTACATCGACGGCCTGCCCATGCTGGAGAAGTTCGACGGTCACGCGAACTGCTTCATCGAGTCGGGCTTCGGCAAGGGACTCCTGATCGACTTCAACTACGACACGGAGCCGCTTCCGGGCAAGTACCCCCTTCCCGGCGTAGGCCCGTTCTCGTTGCTCCAGGAATCCGAGATGAACCATTGGGGCAAGATGATGTTCCGGTGGATGTACTGGAACGTGCTGCTCAAGGGCAAGGAGATGCCGGTTACGTCCTACATGACGATGGCGGGGAAGTGGAGCTGA
- the dsvC gene encoding sulfite reductase, dissimilatory-type subunit gamma yields MATEVIAGHEISVDDEGFMTDPSEWSEELAEALAKEIHIDELTEVHWKVIRFLRADHAEAGETATIRRVSMQTGLTTKQLYQLFPKKPAKKMAYISGLPKPTGCV; encoded by the coding sequence ATGGCAACAGAAGTGATTGCCGGTCATGAGATCAGCGTCGACGACGAAGGCTTCATGACCGACCCGAGCGAGTGGAGCGAAGAGCTCGCCGAAGCACTCGCCAAGGAGATCCACATCGACGAGCTGACCGAAGTTCACTGGAAGGTGATCCGGTTCCTGCGAGCGGACCATGCAGAGGCAGGGGAGACGGCGACGATCCGGCGAGTTTCGATGCAGACCGGTTTGACGACGAAGCAGCTGTATCAGCTCTTCCCGAAAAAGCCTGCCAAGAAGATGGCGTACATTTCCGGTCTTCCAAAGCCGACCGGTTGCGTGTGA
- a CDS encoding universal stress protein family protein gives MPGPVRCALHLLSQPEIAARPRGERDGRCHQLEESENAAIGDARPFRYMPCIAQRTSSRIFDRKLVYARGVHVLIATTGVLPPGPVADLTLRLAGTAGHVSVLTVVPAPQEFLDTLELELWHPLTEFPHGAESEQARTARYVEERGERLAAPVVAALIARSMVPEKLFLEGSDPAKVICRTADSIGADLVLLGVTRRLFSDGAWRSVSAEVMEQTHVPVILVPPTEHEDGPRS, from the coding sequence ATGCCGGGACCGGTGCGTTGTGCCTTGCATCTCCTATCGCAGCCCGAGATCGCTGCGAGACCGCGGGGCGAGCGTGACGGCCGTTGCCATCAACTCGAGGAGTCGGAGAATGCTGCGATCGGCGATGCTCGGCCGTTCAGATACATGCCATGTATCGCCCAGCGGACTTCCAGCAGAATCTTCGATCGAAAACTCGTTTACGCTAGAGGTGTGCACGTGTTGATAGCCACCACGGGTGTCCTTCCTCCGGGTCCCGTCGCGGACCTGACTCTGCGTCTCGCGGGCACAGCGGGGCACGTCTCCGTACTCACCGTCGTCCCTGCTCCCCAGGAGTTCCTGGACACCCTGGAGCTCGAGCTATGGCATCCGCTCACCGAGTTTCCGCACGGCGCCGAGAGTGAACAGGCACGAACCGCCCGCTATGTGGAGGAGCGTGGCGAGCGACTCGCCGCCCCCGTCGTGGCTGCACTGATCGCGAGAAGCATGGTCCCGGAAAAGCTCTTCCTGGAGGGATCGGATCCCGCCAAAGTGATCTGCCGTACGGCAGACAGTATCGGTGCCGACCTCGTCCTCCTCGGAGTAACCCGCAGGTTGTTCAGCGACGGGGCGTGGCGCTCCGTCTCCGCCGAGGTCATGGAACAGACCCATGTTCCGGTGATCCTGGTCCCACCCACCGAACACGAGGACGGCCCCCGCTCCTAG
- the hrb gene encoding high molecular weight rubredoxin: MSKLSPELINQVTWMIPNALVLIGARSGDEWNAMTASWITQVSMEPVSIAVSIDKKALTHRLVGESGAFSVNLWSPDDTRVFVKFSKPATKDGMRLNDRPFREGATGVPVFEASVAWIEAAVVDSVDVGTHTLFIGEVVAAGRDARHQGRAASMSDTRMKYGGVRRGGH, from the coding sequence ATGTCCAAACTGAGCCCCGAACTGATCAACCAGGTGACGTGGATGATTCCCAACGCGCTGGTCCTCATCGGAGCACGCTCCGGCGACGAGTGGAATGCCATGACGGCTTCGTGGATTACTCAGGTGTCCATGGAGCCGGTCTCGATCGCCGTATCCATCGACAAGAAGGCACTGACACACCGACTCGTCGGTGAAAGCGGGGCCTTCTCGGTGAATCTGTGGTCGCCGGACGACACTCGCGTTTTCGTGAAATTCTCGAAGCCGGCCACGAAGGATGGTATGCGACTCAACGACCGGCCCTTCCGAGAAGGTGCGACCGGTGTGCCCGTCTTCGAAGCGTCTGTCGCGTGGATCGAGGCGGCTGTGGTCGACTCCGTCGATGTTGGCACCCACACGCTGTTCATCGGCGAAGTCGTCGCTGCCGGCAGAGACGCGAGACACCAGGGGCGAGCAGCATCCATGTCCGACACACGCATGAAGTATGGAGGCGTGCGGCGGGGAGGGCATTGA
- the gdhI_2 gene encoding glucose 1-dehydrogenase 1 — protein MDIRVDGKVALITGGSRGIGEAVAREFLASGATGVVITGRRQAGLDQALKEIDGGDRVIAVAGGADDADHVTRAVQQTIREFGSCDVLVNNAATNPVAGNITDVDLGALDKTWSVNQRGPLMFARETWRQWMREHGGSIVNVASVGGLMPGPLLGAYNVSKAALIFMTRQLAFEMAPGVRVNAVAPGIVKTRFSRLLWEMNEEAAGGLHPLKRLGEVEDVATAVLFLASDAASWITAVTVPIDGGMTGARPGIG, from the coding sequence ATGGACATACGCGTCGACGGCAAGGTCGCGCTGATCACCGGCGGCAGCAGGGGGATCGGAGAGGCTGTCGCCAGGGAGTTTCTCGCCAGTGGCGCCACAGGGGTCGTGATCACAGGCAGGAGGCAGGCAGGGCTCGACCAGGCTCTGAAAGAGATCGACGGGGGCGATCGCGTTATCGCCGTGGCGGGAGGCGCCGACGATGCAGACCATGTCACGCGTGCCGTGCAGCAGACGATCCGCGAGTTCGGCTCCTGTGATGTTCTCGTGAACAACGCGGCGACCAACCCGGTCGCAGGGAACATCACCGATGTCGACCTCGGAGCGCTCGACAAGACATGGTCGGTGAATCAGCGGGGTCCTCTCATGTTCGCGCGAGAGACCTGGCGGCAGTGGATGCGCGAACACGGTGGCTCGATCGTCAACGTCGCATCGGTCGGGGGGCTGATGCCCGGGCCGTTGCTCGGCGCGTACAACGTGTCCAAGGCAGCGCTCATCTTCATGACACGGCAACTCGCCTTTGAGATGGCCCCGGGCGTGCGGGTGAACGCCGTTGCGCCGGGCATCGTGAAGACCAGATTCTCGCGACTTCTCTGGGAGATGAACGAGGAAGCAGCCGGTGGCCTCCATCCACTGAAACGTCTCGGGGAGGTGGAAGACGTGGCGACGGCGGTCCTGTTCCTCGCCTCGGACGCTGCTTCGTGGATCACCGCGGTGACCGTCCCGATCGACGGTGGGATGACGGGAGCGAGACCCGGCATCGGGTAG
- a CDS encoding lipopolysaccharide kinase (Kdo/WaaP) family protein, with amino-acid sequence MPDLTIRPGHPDFLDLSWDRPLSTWTSTRLVDLPRGISRHEVRFVSYRHGIYAIKELPTEAARRDYEVLRALEDLNAPAVTAIGLVTGRADDAAAEASAALITRYLDYSFSYRELLQGPGFGARRNQMLDAFASLLVQLHLAGCFWGDCSLSNTLYRWDADGLETRMVDAETAAIQPTLTDGRRGEDLAIMIENVAGGMADIAAERGIPLDDADLSLGEDVAERYAALWDELSAVWVVGPDERYKIAERINRINDLGFNVEEVSVAATGDRLEVRTRAGGRTFHANKLKELTGVEAGERQARQILDDLYYHAVKFELSPPVAAVQWRVDAFEPTLRRLRDIPEVHDAIQAYCDLLHHRYLMSVDAGCDVGTDAAFDDWIEAGRPGYTPA; translated from the coding sequence ATGCCCGACCTCACAATTCGTCCTGGTCATCCGGACTTCCTGGACTTGTCCTGGGATCGACCCTTGAGCACGTGGACCTCGACGAGGCTCGTCGACCTCCCCCGTGGAATCTCCAGACACGAAGTCCGGTTCGTTTCCTATCGCCATGGCATCTATGCGATCAAGGAGCTCCCGACCGAGGCAGCCCGTCGTGACTACGAGGTACTGCGTGCCCTGGAAGATCTCAATGCTCCGGCCGTCACCGCGATCGGGCTGGTGACCGGGAGGGCAGATGATGCCGCAGCAGAGGCCTCGGCAGCACTCATCACGCGTTATCTCGACTACTCCTTCTCGTATCGCGAGCTCCTGCAAGGACCAGGATTCGGCGCCCGTCGCAATCAGATGCTCGATGCGTTCGCCTCACTCCTCGTGCAACTACACCTTGCGGGATGCTTCTGGGGTGATTGCTCCCTGTCGAACACCCTGTATCGCTGGGATGCAGACGGCCTTGAAACCCGCATGGTGGATGCCGAAACCGCAGCCATTCAGCCCACCTTGACCGACGGCCGCCGTGGAGAGGATCTGGCGATCATGATCGAGAACGTTGCCGGCGGGATGGCCGACATCGCTGCCGAACGAGGGATACCGCTCGACGACGCCGACCTCTCCCTCGGAGAGGATGTCGCAGAACGATACGCCGCCCTCTGGGACGAGCTCTCGGCAGTGTGGGTCGTTGGGCCGGACGAGCGGTACAAGATCGCAGAGCGAATCAACCGGATCAACGATCTCGGCTTCAACGTGGAAGAAGTCTCTGTCGCCGCCACAGGTGACCGACTGGAGGTGCGGACCCGAGCCGGAGGACGCACGTTCCATGCCAACAAGCTGAAAGAGTTGACCGGAGTCGAAGCGGGTGAACGCCAGGCACGCCAGATCCTGGACGACCTCTACTATCACGCGGTGAAGTTCGAACTCTCCCCTCCCGTCGCAGCCGTCCAGTGGCGAGTCGATGCGTTCGAACCCACGCTACGGCGCCTCCGAGACATCCCGGAAGTCCACGATGCCATCCAGGCCTACTGCGATCTGCTCCACCATCGCTACCTGATGTCCGTCGACGCCGGGTGTGATGTTGGGACAGATGCTGCTTTCGACGACTGGATCGAAGCCGGACGGCCCGGCTACACGCCGGCGTGA
- the rpfG_2 gene encoding cyclic di-GMP phosphodiesterase response regulator RpfG, giving the protein MNTVETFTDLIWEQEAWLVDHGSRVARIATALGTRLALDTEQLRRLHVAAHLHDVGKIHIDNELVNKPGPLLDQEWDEMRRHPAEGFFLLDGLVHPDIAKAVLFHHERFDGDGYPYGLSGTSIPHLSRILFVADAFDAITSDRPYQPALPTEIALAELQLHAGAQFDPTVVATMLEHQLVFAA; this is encoded by the coding sequence ATGAACACCGTCGAGACGTTCACAGACCTCATCTGGGAACAGGAAGCGTGGCTGGTGGATCACGGATCGCGTGTCGCCCGTATCGCGACGGCCCTCGGAACCCGGCTCGCCCTCGACACCGAACAACTGCGACGACTCCACGTGGCGGCCCATCTACACGACGTCGGCAAGATCCACATCGATAACGAACTCGTGAACAAACCCGGCCCGCTCCTAGACCAAGAATGGGACGAGATGCGCCGCCACCCCGCAGAAGGGTTCTTCCTCCTCGACGGACTCGTCCACCCCGACATCGCCAAGGCGGTCCTCTTCCACCACGAACGCTTCGACGGAGACGGCTACCCGTACGGCCTCTCGGGAACCTCCATCCCCCACCTCTCCCGCATCCTCTTCGTCGCCGACGCCTTCGACGCCATCACCAGTGATCGTCCCTACCAGCCGGCCCTCCCCACAGAGATCGCGCTCGCCGAACTCCAACTTCACGCAGGCGCCCAATTCGACCCGACCGTCGTCGCAACAATGCTGGAACACCAACTCGTCTTCGCCGCCTGA
- the echA8_4 gene encoding putative enoyl-CoA hydratase echA8: MSGAVLLSVEGRIATVTMNRPAVRNALTGTGVLEGLLASLDTIKDDPALSVLILTGAGSAFSAGGNLKDMQAGEGIFEGSARRIAESYRTSVLRLMRTVASLDLVTIAAVNGPAVGGGCDLALICDLRLASHAARLGQPAVNLGLVPGDGGAWILPRIVGWQRAAELIFTGRLVEADEALALGLVLELTDADLLMERVDDLAHTIATKPPHAIRLTKRLLRHARSTDLDAFLDMTAAFQAIAHHTQEHREAVEAIMEDRRGS; this comes from the coding sequence ATGAGCGGCGCAGTGCTCCTCTCCGTCGAGGGCCGCATCGCCACGGTCACGATGAACCGTCCTGCCGTCCGCAACGCCCTGACCGGAACGGGTGTCCTGGAAGGTCTCCTCGCGTCGCTCGACACGATCAAGGACGATCCGGCCCTGTCGGTGCTCATCCTCACCGGTGCGGGCAGCGCCTTCAGCGCCGGCGGCAATCTGAAAGACATGCAGGCCGGTGAAGGGATCTTCGAAGGCTCCGCACGACGCATCGCAGAGTCCTACAGGACGAGCGTGCTTCGGCTCATGCGCACCGTCGCCTCTCTCGACCTGGTGACGATCGCCGCCGTCAACGGCCCTGCCGTCGGAGGAGGCTGTGATCTTGCCCTCATCTGCGACCTGCGACTCGCCTCCCATGCCGCACGCCTGGGACAGCCTGCCGTCAACCTCGGCCTCGTGCCGGGTGACGGCGGCGCCTGGATCCTCCCACGGATCGTCGGATGGCAACGTGCCGCCGAACTCATCTTCACCGGCAGACTCGTCGAAGCCGATGAGGCGCTCGCGCTCGGTCTCGTGCTCGAACTGACGGACGCGGATCTCCTCATGGAACGGGTCGATGATCTTGCACACACCATCGCAACGAAGCCTCCCCACGCCATTCGGCTCACCAAACGTCTCCTGCGACACGCCAGGAGCACCGACCTCGATGCTTTTCTCGACATGACGGCCGCCTTCCAGGCGATCGCCCACCATACGCAAGAGCATCGCGAAGCCGTCGAGGCGATCATGGAAGATCGTCGAGGGTCCTGA
- the sgcQ gene encoding putative sgc region protein SgcQ — MPGPLIGMVHLGALVGSPRFGNSMRSVVQRAVDDAVTLERAGFDAVLVENFGDAPFFADAVPPVTVAAMARTLSAVIAATSIPVGVNVLRNDAMSALSIAAACDASFIRVNVLSGTMFTDQGVLEGRPAELSRLRSSLGPDIEILADVFVKHAVPPPGLTLTQAAEDLCERGGADAIVVSGTGTGRPAEIAAVDEVRAACGRLPILVGSGARIDTIAKILQHADGVIVGTAIEADGHTTNPVDPERAVAFVAAAREASG; from the coding sequence ATGCCGGGCCCGCTCATCGGCATGGTGCATCTCGGTGCCCTGGTCGGATCCCCCCGTTTCGGCAACAGCATGCGCTCGGTCGTCCAGCGCGCCGTCGACGATGCCGTCACACTCGAACGAGCCGGATTCGACGCCGTCCTCGTCGAGAACTTCGGTGATGCTCCCTTCTTTGCCGACGCCGTCCCCCCGGTGACCGTCGCCGCCATGGCCCGCACGCTGAGTGCCGTCATCGCCGCGACGTCCATCCCGGTCGGCGTCAACGTGCTCCGTAACGACGCGATGAGCGCACTCTCCATTGCCGCGGCATGCGACGCATCCTTCATCCGCGTCAACGTCCTGAGCGGCACCATGTTCACCGATCAGGGCGTGCTCGAGGGCCGGCCGGCAGAGCTATCGCGCCTGCGATCGTCGCTTGGCCCGGATATCGAGATCCTCGCCGACGTGTTCGTCAAGCATGCCGTTCCACCCCCGGGTCTCACACTCACGCAGGCGGCCGAGGACCTCTGCGAGCGCGGTGGCGCCGACGCGATCGTCGTCTCCGGCACCGGAACTGGTAGGCCGGCAGAGATCGCCGCCGTCGACGAGGTGAGAGCGGCTTGTGGCCGACTTCCCATCTTGGTCGGGTCGGGGGCGCGTATCGATACGATCGCGAAGATCCTCCAGCACGCGGATGGAGTGATCGTCGGGACGGCAATCGAGGCAGACGGACACACGACGAATCCTGTCGATCCAGAGCGTGCAGTCGCATTCGTTGCCGCGGCCAGAGAGGCCTCCGGATGA
- a CDS encoding hypothetical protein (mycothiol maleylpyruvate isomerase N-terminal domain) → MAFPYLSAGFRSGRTKKRCEPTASWHLFIALSYEIVREILSDLVAEEQALDQLLQKIAIRDWKRRTPTNNWSIQDIVAFLASSEEFALRVLQEGRAPLVETETYASLEDFATSGIDRGRSMRPQDVIEWWRGARAGVVDALSRMTRSQRIPWFVDDISAQTFATARLAEAWAYGLDVQSVAETQLEDTPRLRHIAWLAWRTLPYAFKRAGHAYVPVRVEVIGPGYAKWVYGPEDSGQRIKGSAGEWCRVAVRRLSASETSLSAEGEAAELALLIASTAV, encoded by the coding sequence GTGGCGTTCCCGTACCTCTCCGCCGGATTCCGGAGCGGGAGAACGAAGAAACGATGTGAGCCGACGGCTTCTTGGCACCTATTCATTGCACTATCCTATGAGATTGTGCGTGAGATTCTTTCAGACTTGGTGGCCGAAGAGCAGGCACTCGACCAGTTGCTGCAGAAGATCGCGATTCGCGACTGGAAACGCAGGACTCCGACAAACAACTGGTCCATCCAGGACATCGTCGCGTTTCTCGCATCCTCGGAAGAGTTCGCACTCCGAGTACTTCAAGAGGGTCGTGCGCCCTTGGTCGAGACCGAGACCTACGCTTCACTCGAGGATTTCGCCACTTCCGGGATCGATCGCGGGCGGTCGATGCGACCTCAGGACGTCATCGAATGGTGGCGAGGGGCGCGCGCAGGCGTCGTCGATGCTCTCTCGCGAATGACCCGATCCCAACGAATCCCCTGGTTCGTCGACGACATCTCCGCGCAGACGTTCGCCACTGCGCGTCTCGCCGAGGCATGGGCATACGGGCTCGATGTCCAATCCGTCGCCGAAACCCAGCTGGAGGACACACCGAGGCTCCGCCACATCGCATGGCTCGCCTGGCGGACCCTTCCGTATGCATTCAAGAGAGCCGGCCATGCCTATGTACCGGTTCGCGTGGAAGTGATCGGCCCCGGATACGCGAAGTGGGTCTACGGCCCCGAGGACTCCGGCCAGCGCATCAAGGGCTCCGCCGGCGAATGGTGCCGCGTCGCGGTGCGGCGCCTCTCGGCCTCAGAGACGTCGCTCTCCGCGGAGGGCGAAGCAGCCGAGCTTGCCCTTCTGATTGCCAGTACCGCCGTTTGA